A region from the uncultured Holophaga sp. genome encodes:
- the wecB gene encoding UDP-N-acetylglucosamine 2-epimerase (non-hydrolyzing), translating to MAQRILCVMGTRPEVIKMAPVVRALEARGFQAPVLVTAQHRDMLDQMMHTFGLRSTWDLDAMRTDQTLADLTGRLIPALDRILAEAAPDAVLAQGDTATVFCASLAAFYRHIPFGHVEAGLRSGDLRAPFPEEALRRLTAVTTCWHFAPTATARTALLREGCAPDAIHVVGNTVIDSLLETASRPELPWPEGLRPLAPGERLILVTLHRRENFGAPLRQALASIRDFAAAHPEARLVYPVHPNPQVRDEAKRTLDGAPNIHLCAPLAYPVLVNLLRQAFLVFTDSGGLQEEAPALGRPVLVFREVTERPEAVEAGGVTLIGTDAERFRALAETLWNDQDAYAAMSRPRFPYGEGHSGAAIARILKEKLPCG from the coding sequence ATGGCCCAGAGGATTCTTTGCGTCATGGGCACCCGACCCGAGGTCATCAAGATGGCCCCAGTGGTCCGGGCGTTGGAAGCCAGGGGATTCCAGGCTCCAGTTTTGGTGACCGCCCAGCACCGGGACATGCTCGATCAGATGATGCACACCTTCGGACTCCGGTCCACGTGGGACCTAGATGCCATGCGCACCGACCAGACCCTGGCCGACCTCACGGGACGGCTGATCCCGGCCCTGGACCGTATCCTCGCCGAGGCGGCCCCGGACGCAGTCCTTGCCCAAGGAGACACCGCCACGGTGTTCTGCGCCTCGCTGGCTGCCTTCTACCGCCACATCCCCTTCGGACACGTCGAAGCTGGCCTTCGCAGCGGGGATCTCCGGGCCCCCTTTCCCGAAGAGGCCCTGCGCCGCCTGACCGCCGTGACGACCTGTTGGCACTTCGCCCCCACAGCGACAGCCCGGACGGCGCTCCTGAGGGAGGGATGCGCGCCGGACGCCATCCATGTCGTCGGTAATACCGTGATCGATTCACTCCTGGAAACAGCTTCAAGACCGGAGCTCCCCTGGCCGGAAGGTCTCCGCCCCCTGGCCCCCGGGGAACGGCTCATCCTGGTGACCCTCCACCGGCGGGAGAACTTCGGGGCACCGCTCCGCCAGGCCCTCGCGTCCATCCGCGACTTCGCAGCAGCCCATCCCGAGGCCCGCCTGGTCTACCCGGTCCACCCCAACCCCCAGGTCCGGGACGAGGCCAAGCGAACCCTGGACGGAGCCCCCAATATCCACCTCTGCGCCCCCCTGGCTTACCCGGTCCTGGTGAACCTCCTCAGACAGGCCTTTCTCGTCTTCACAGACAGCGGCGGACTCCAAGAGGAGGCACCCGCCCTGGGTCGGCCTGTCCTGGTCTTCCGGGAGGTCACTGAACGTCCGGAGGCCGTGGAAGCCGGGGGTGTCACGCTGATCGGCACGGACGCAGAACGCTTCCGTGCCCTTGCCGAGACCCTCTGGAACGACCAGGACGCCTACGCCGCCATGTCCAGACCCAGGTTCCCCTACGGGGAGGGACACTCCGGAGCCGCCATCGCCCGCATCCTCAAGGAGAAGCTCCCATGTGGCTGA